A region of the Candidatus Babeliales bacterium genome:
ACATTTGTAGAAATTGATACAGACTCGTTCACTGATGCGCAAAAACTCAACATCAAGGGAATCCCCGCATTCATCGGCTACAAGCATGGCAAGGAAAAACTGCGTTTCACAGGAGCGCGTTCTTACGAAGAACTCAAAGATGAGATCAAGGAACTTACCTAACAAATAATTGTGCTGAAAATAAGAAAAAAGGCTCGTGAAAACACGAGCCTTTACTTTTAGTTAGGATTTTACAGCACTTTAAAAGCCTTCTTGGTCAGAGTCATCGCCAGCAAACGCCCAGCCAACACGCGGTTCAGGACGTCTAGTAAAGATATTGTCAGCACCATCTTCAGCGGACACAATTGTACAT
Encoded here:
- a CDS encoding thioredoxin family protein — protein: TFVEIDTDSFTDAQKLNIKGIPAFIGYKHGKEKLRFTGARSYEELKDEIKELT